A genomic stretch from Erigeron canadensis isolate Cc75 chromosome 9, C_canadensis_v1, whole genome shotgun sequence includes:
- the LOC122581266 gene encoding BTB/POZ domain-containing protein At5g60050, translated as MASLSDLSKSKNQVSTMLKQGFISDYFLSPPSDNPTRPTSSPSPTLFEMMSEEQAHNNTTTNPHSQPIDPTRTRIEERVNRVLSEAPFRNPGVCGLGFGDVKLTVTARDGYSVEMDVHKEVLMGRSRFFKDKLGRRSGAHHSVEICECDDVEVYIETLVLMYCDDPKKKMAGESVSKILGLLKVCDALKFDDGITSCLEYLEAIPWSEEDEERVILNLNELHLHNDHEVLQRVASEPSSSSKIDDVFLSLFTGVLQGKDEKARKEMKALVSRLLKEEQSSSDYSYSHNKLEISKDTLYTICHKCLTSLILCLSEATSSNENRGMMSDIAREADNLEWVVDILIEKRICEEFVKLWSDQNEVALLHAKVPIMYRHKISRITAQLCIAIGRGNVLVPKETRLALLSTWLEALYDDFGWIKRGSKMIDRRLIEEGLSQIILTLPLSQQQALLMSWFDRFLEKGDDCPNIQRAFEIWWRRAFVRQPVAEPQLQITVCDYPS; from the exons ATGGCATCATTATCCGATCTATCCAAATCCAAAAACCAAGTTTCCACAATGCTCAAACAAGGCTTCATCTCAGACTACTTCCTTTCCCCACCATCAGACAACCCGACCCGACCCACATCTTCACCCAGCCCGACCCTTTTCGAAATGATGTCAGAAGAACAAGCCCATAATAACACCACCACCAACCCACATTCCCAACCCATTGACCCGACCCGTACCCGAATAGAAGAACGGGTCAACCGGGTCTTATCCGAAGCCCCGTTTAGAAACCCGGGTGTGTGTGGTTTGGGTTTTGGTGATGTGAAGCTCACGGTCACGGCACGTGATGGGTATAGTGTGGAAATGGATGTTCATAAGGAAGTGTTGATGGGTCGGAGCCGGTTTTTTAAGGATAAGTTGGGTCGGAGAAGTGGGGCCCATCATTCGGTTGAGATTTGTGAGTGTGATGATGTTGAGGTTTATATTGAGACTTTGGTTTTAATGTATTGTGATGATCCTAAAAAAAAGATGGCTGGTGAATCTGTTTCTAAGATCTTGGGCTTGctcaag GTGTGTGATGCATTGAAGTTTGATGATGGGATAACATCATGTTTAGAGTATTTAGAAGCGATTCCTTGGtcagaagaagatgaagagcGAGTAATCTTGAACCTTAATGAACTTCACCTTCATAATGATCATGAAGTTTTACAAAGAGTAGCTTCGGAGCCATCGTCTtcttcaaaaattgatgacgtTTTTTTGAGCTTATTCACTGGTGTTTTACAAGGGAAAGATGAAAAAGCCCGTAAAGAAATGAAAGCACTAGTGTCAAGATTACTTAAAGAAGAGCAATCGAGTTCAGATTATAGTTATTCTCACAATAAACTTGAAATCTCCAAAGACACTCTGTATACTATATGTCACAAATGTCTCACTTCGCTTATACTTTGCTTATCTGAAGCAACATCTTCTAATGAAAACAGGGGGATGATGAGTGACATAGCCCGAGAAGCTGATAATCTTGAATGggttgttgatatcttgattgaAAAAAGGATTTGTGAAGAATTTGTGAAGCTATGGTCTGATCAAAATGAGGTTGCTTTGCTTCATGCAAAGGTTCCAATAATGTATAGGCATAAAATCAGCAGGATCACTGCACAACTGTGTATTGCAATCGGTAGAGGGAATGTTTTGGTGCCAAAAGAGACTCGATTGGCTCTGCTTTCGACATGGTTGGAAGCTCTATATGATGATTTTGGTTGGATCAAACGTGGGTCAAAAATGATTGACCGGAGGTTAATTGAAGAGGGGCTTAGCCAGATTATTCTTACATTACCATTGTCTCAACAACAGGCTCTCTTGATGAGTTGGTTTGATCGGTTTCTTGAAAAAGGTGACGATTGTCCAAATATACAGAGAGCTTTTGAGATTTGGTGGAGGCGGGCTTTTGTCAGGCAGCCAGTGGCTGAACCCCAGTTGCAGATAACCGTGTGTGATTACCCTAGTTGA